The Victivallis sp. Marseille-Q1083 DNA window CTTCGCCTTCGATGATCCAGTCGTCGCCGGCGCGGTACTCCCTGGCGGCTCTCAACTGCACCGGCGGCGGAGTGAAGTAGCCCGACAGATGCCAAACCCCGTTGCCGCGGTCGACGACCGCCAGGCGGTCTGCCTCCGGACAGCTCAATTCCAGCGGCGACGGACTCAAGACTTCCAGCTCGAAAAATGCGGCATCATGCAGAACCGTGGCGTGAATAATACCGTTCTTGGCCCGGCTTTCCAGCACAGTCATCGCGGAGAACGCCACCAGTTCGCCGAGCTCCCAGGCTTCTCCGGCCCGCACACTGTCGATCAACACATAACGCAACCGGCCGGACAGTTCCGCCACGGCGATTTTGGACGAGGGCTTGCCGATGATGGTCACCTGGTTGGGACTGTCCTGGAGAGACAGCAGGGCTTCGTCGGTCCGGCAGTCCGCCGCATCCGGCACGGCGAAGGTGCTTTCCACCAGTTCCTCTTCGGTGGCGTGGGCGATCACCTGCATCCGGTCGGCGAACGGCCGCCGGTCCAGCAGGGTCGCGGTCGAATGATCGAGAAAACAGTGCGGAGCCAGCTTGACGAAGAATGGCAGGATTTTGACCGTTTGCGGCGGCAGTTCGAGCTGTACTCTGGCCGGATATTCCTTATTGACCTCACAGGCCAGCTTGTTCGGCGTCACCCGGATACGGATATCCCGCCGCCATGGCGCCCGGTCGCTGCCGACATTCCGCAGGAAGAGGAAATTGCTGTCGCTGAGATTCAGGCCGGGCGTCACCCTGGCCAGCGACTCCACCGGCCTGCCGCCGCCTGTTTCGGCCGAAGCATCGCATTCCCGCCCATAGCCGGCGAAAAGATCGTTCGGCTGCGATTGTGCTCCCGGATACGGTTCGCCATAACTGCGCACACAACTCCAGGCGGCGTCCGGCACGGTTTTCAGCAATTCCGGCTCGAACGCCCGGACGAACCAGCCGAGGCGTTTCAGCGCCCGGTAAGAATCCCGCAGCGTGCCGACATTGCTCACCGGCGCCTGGAAATTCATATCGCGGAACGGAATCATCGATTCGTTGTCGCTGCCGAAGTGCTGCCCGTCACAGAAGACAAAGAAACCGATGCCACTGGCTCCTTCGGCGATCGTCTGGGCAGCCAATGCCTCCACCGCGGCGGCCCGGATGATTGGCCCCTGGTAGCTGTTGGTGTTGCGGTAAGGCGGATAATCGAAAAAGCGCGGAAACATGCCGCAGCCGGTTTCGATGGTAATCCACGGTGTTCCATTGGACGGGTGAATCTGAAACGGCGACAATTCCCCGTCGGCGCAGAAACAACTGGCCGGATAGTGGCCGCCGGTATCGATATGGTTTCCCAGCAGGGTTTCACGTCCCGGCACCTTGTTGATGTCGAGCAGCGGCAGTTCGATGCCGGCGGAACGCACCAGCGTGCAGTAAAAATCCAGATGGCGGCGGTTGGCTTCGTCGTCGTCGCTGCCGCGCGGGATGTCATCGCCTTTGCAGCCGGCGGAGCCCAGTTCATTTTCCAATTGAATGAGAATGATCGGGCCGCCGGCGCCGATCAGCCGGGGCTTGGCGATCTGCAGCAGCTTTTCATACCACCGGCAACTGTAGTGCAGATATTCGTCGTCATTGCTCCGCACCCGGGGACCGAGCGCCTCGACCAGATAATCCGGATAACCGCCGTTGCGGTATTCGCTGTGGACGAACGGCCCCATCCGGAAGATTGCGTACAATCCGAGTTCATGGATCAGGTCCAGAAAGGCCGCAATATCGTGATTGCCGTTGAAATCCCAGACATTGTCCGCCGTCTCATGGAAGCGCCAGACACAATAGAAACTGATTGTATTGATGCCGGCCGCCTTCATCGTCAGCAGCCGGTCCCGCCAGAACTCCCGGGCGGTTCGCCCGTAAGCGCAATCGCCGGCATAGAGGAAACGGCGTTTGCCGTCGATGACCAAGTAATTTTCTGCAACATTTATCGACATATTCACAATCCCGAAGTTATTACCAGTAAGTTTAGGATAAAAAAAGGAAAAAAGCAACCCCTCTGTCAATAAATTTCAATAAAATAAATAAAAAAGTCATTGAAATTTATCGACGCGCAATTATATTCATTGACGACAATAATCAATCAGGGAGGCACGGAGAAGAGCATGGAACAGAATTTGAAGGAGGCTGTTTTTAACTATATCCTCAGCCTGAATTTACCGCCGGGCGGCCAGATCCCGACCGAGACCAAGATCAGCCACAAGTTCCAGTTGACCCGTTACCGGGTCCGCAAAATTATCGATGAATTGTCGGCGGAGCACGATTGGACCAAAATCCAGGGCTCCGGAACCTATCTGCCGGGCGGCAACAAGAAAAATCGGCCGATTGAACGGGTAATTGCCGTCATTGTGCCATTTTCCCGCAATCTGCCCGTCCAGATGCTCGAAGCACATAAGATCGCGATGGCCCGGGATTACCGGTTGTTGATTTTCAGCATTTCCCACGACAAGCCGGAATACGAGATGGAGTGCCTGCATCATTTGCTCAGTCGGCGGGTTTTCGCGCTGATCATCGATCCGCATCCCGGCAATCCGGACAACTTCACCCTGATCGACCAATTGATCGCCGACGGCTGCCGGGTGATCCTGCTGAATGCGCCGCCGGACAAGAAAAGCTCCTACCGGGTCTTCGACTTCAATTACCGCAAGGCCGGCTATATGGCGGTCGCCCATCTGCTTCGGCAGGGAATCGATTCGCTGGTGCACATCGGCAAATGGAACAGCGTCGCCTGGCAGCATCAGGGCTTTCGCGACGGGGTGCGGGAGGCCGCCGATGATTTCAACATTCCGCTGGAGTATCACAAAGCGATCCTGAATCTGAATATCCATCATTTCGGCTGGCACTGGCTGCCGGATGATTTTCAACTGCCGCTGCATGAAAACTGCGGTTATATCTGTGACAGCAACGTGCTCGACGCCTCCTATTGCTATTCGCAATTGAAAAATAGCAGCTTGACCAATACGCCGTTGATCACCGTTTTCACCTATCAATACGCTTTGCCGTTTCCGATGCTGTTCTTCAATTTTCAGGAACGGCTGACCCGCATTGTCGACGCCCTGATCAACCAGCCGCTTTCCCAGTTGCCGGGCCGTCTGGTTTTTGACCCGCGGCTGCATCTGGAAACTTCGGAGAGTGCGGAGGATTACGATCTCGATTCCTTGTACTGAATCGACTTCTTATTCGCTTTCAAACCTGGACTCAACGCAATTCGATGCGGCCGGGCGTCCGGCCCGCGAATGGCATTGTCGCCGGCCGGCCGGCGGAAACCGGTTCATTGGCTTGCGGATTCCTGGCGCAATTCCTTATGGCGGCTTCCAGAATCCGGTTGGATTCCAGATACAACCGGAGCGCGCTTTTCTGCCGGGCCAGTTCGATGACGGCGTCCGCCAGTTTTCCGCCGATGCCGAGACCGCGATAGAGGCCGGATCGACGGACAATTTCGCCAGTTCCCAGCGGTCCTGCTCCGCCTGATGCAGCAATGCGCAAACGCCGGCGCTTTTTCCGGTCGTGTTATCCACCGCGATGAAAATTTCGCCGCCTTCCGCCAAATATGATTTGCGAGGGTCGGCCAATTTGTTTTTCATCGGCCGGTTCAAGCGTGAAATACTGCTTGATCCACAGGGGGGAGAGCCGGATGAAATCCGCTTGGTAACACTCCCGGTAAGGCACGATCCGAATCGCCGCCGCAATCCGGGCGTTGCGGATTTCTCTGGTTCGCTCCAGAAGGGACTAGTGCCAGGGACGGCATTTGGGGCACTGCTTCCGGTTGGCATTTGCCGCCGCCGGGAGGAAAGGAAAATATTCAATGAATTTTTATGTAATATATTATTGTCGATTATTAGTAACTTTTATCAATTTTTTTGTGACGAAAAAAATTATCGCTGCTCCGATGCAGTTGGTATTTACGCTGGTTTTTCGCTCCGAAAATTATTTAAGTTATTTTGGGAGATGGAATTCAGCGGTTTTAACGATGTGGTTGGCGGAATTATTTCTCGATTTGCCGAAGGAGGAGATAATAAATTAATATTGAAATACTTCCGGATTGTTTAGCTGAAAATTAATTGATTTTTTCTTGAATTGACTGGTATTTTTTCAGAGTATCAGTTATGGTACTATGCATATTAGTTTCTTTATGTCCAATAAAAAGGCTAACAAAGGGTAAAAGAAGATGGGAATTAAGTCTTTTCTGTTCTCGACGGTTCTGGTCGGCGGAGTCGGGGTTTCGATTGCAGCGGCGGTGGAACCGCCCCGGAACTTGCAGGGTTTGCAGGCGACCTATCGCAAAATAACGTTGGCCTGGCAGCCGGAAGATGCCCAGGTGCAGATTGCCGGCTACAAGGTTTTCCGGAATCAGGAGGAGATCGCCACGGTCAACGTGCCTTATTTCACCGATGAGGCGTTGCAGCCGGGGACGGAATACTCCTATACGGTGGTGGCGGTGACCAGTGGCGGCGCCAGGTCGGAGGCGTCCGTTCCTTTGACGGCAGCGACCTTGAAGGAGGGGAATTTCGACAACCATGCCGTGGTGGAAACGGTGGTCGACGAGCTGCACGGCGCCGACGACAATTGGAGCGGCGTGGCAATGCTGGCGGCAGTCAAGGGGGGCTTGGAAGCGCTGCTGGGCGGCAATCTCACCGGCGCCGTGATCGACGACCAGTTGGTTGCCGATTTGATTACCGCCGACCTGGGGTTGCTGCGGCAGCCGGCCGGAGCGTTGTCCGAGGCGGAAAAGACCGCTGTCGAGGCGGAAGTCAAAGCGATTGCCGCCAGCTACGGCGATTCGATCGATGCGGTTTATTTCAATGACCGGCTGCAGCAGTTGGCCCAGGCGCATTTGACTGCCGGCCGGCCGGAAGCGGCGGCGGCGTTGTTTGAAGCGGC harbors:
- a CDS encoding beta-galactosidase; its protein translation is MSINVAENYLVIDGKRRFLYAGDCAYGRTAREFWRDRLLTMKAAGINTISFYCVWRFHETADNVWDFNGNHDIAAFLDLIHELGLYAIFRMGPFVHSEYRNGGYPDYLVEALGPRVRSNDDEYLHYSCRWYEKLLQIAKPRLIGAGGPIILIQLENELGSAGCKGDDIPRGSDDDEANRRHLDFYCTLVRSAGIELPLLDINKVPGRETLLGNHIDTGGHYPASCFCADGELSPFQIHPSNGTPWITIETGCGMFPRFFDYPPYRNTNSYQGPIIRAAAVEALAAQTIAEGASGIGFFVFCDGQHFGSDNESMIPFRDMNFQAPVSNVGTLRDSYRALKRLGWFVRAFEPELLKTVPDAAWSCVRSYGEPYPGAQSQPNDLFAGYGRECDASAETGGGRPVESLARVTPGLNLSDSNFLFLRNVGSDRAPWRRDIRIRVTPNKLACEVNKEYPARVQLELPPQTVKILPFFVKLAPHCFLDHSTATLLDRRPFADRMQVIAHATEEELVESTFAVPDAADCRTDEALLSLQDSPNQVTIIGKPSSKIAVAELSGRLRYVLIDSVRAGEAWELGELVAFSAMTVLESRAKNGIIHATVLHDAAFFELEVLSPSPLELSCPEADRLAVVDRGNGVWHLSGYFTPPPVQLRAAREYRAGDDWIIEGEVAPEDLNHLTELTVCCDYDGAGGQAYLDDELIGDHYFGRFLTWEIGLKHWVKRPGKLRICCRKARHVQWRLRAVHRHELTVTQKGVQ
- a CDS encoding GntR family transcriptional regulator, with protein sequence MEQNLKEAVFNYILSLNLPPGGQIPTETKISHKFQLTRYRVRKIIDELSAEHDWTKIQGSGTYLPGGNKKNRPIERVIAVIVPFSRNLPVQMLEAHKIAMARDYRLLIFSISHDKPEYEMECLHHLLSRRVFALIIDPHPGNPDNFTLIDQLIADGCRVILLNAPPDKKSSYRVFDFNYRKAGYMAVAHLLRQGIDSLVHIGKWNSVAWQHQGFRDGVREAADDFNIPLEYHKAILNLNIHHFGWHWLPDDFQLPLHENCGYICDSNVLDASYCYSQLKNSSLTNTPLITVFTYQYALPFPMLFFNFQERLTRIVDALINQPLSQLPGRLVFDPRLHLETSESAEDYDLDSLY
- a CDS encoding GNAT family N-acetyltransferase; this encodes MRIAASGGAGPLGTGEIVRRSGLYRGLGIGGKLADAVIELARQKSALRLYLESNRILEAAIRNCARNPQANEPVSAGRPATMPFAGRTPGRIELR